The DNA region ggtccttgtgctttgcgactgcccgactcccaagggggTCCTTTTGCCATGAACCTGTCCTGTGAACAGCCTACCACATGCCCCAGCCCAGTGCCATCTCTTGGCTGGAGGAAGCCCCGTGGATAGCGGAGAAAGGCACCTTCCAGGGTGAGTATCGGCAGTGATGTGCCACGTCCATGAGACGTCGCTGTGGTCATTGTGTTGGAAACTGTAAATGGGCAAACTTGAAAATGACCCtggttgggggccgggtggtggcgtatctggttgagcgcacctgtcacaatgcacaagggtccgggttcgagcccccggcccccacctgcaaggggatagctttgtgggtggtggagcaggcctgcaggggtctctctgtctctctccctcgctgtctccccttccctctggatttctgactgtctctatcccataaattaaagatagttaaaaaaacaaaaacaggggtaggggtatagcataatggttatgcaaagagactttcatgcctgaggctgtcaagtcccaggttcaatcccccacaccaccataagccagagctgagcagtgctctggtaaaaaaaaggaaagggaggggaaggggaagggggaagggaagggggaaggggaagggaagatgaatCTTGTCTCAGGAGGCTGAGGCCAGGGACTCTGATACTCTGGGGGTACCTTCACCTTTTCCTAAATCCTATTTcctacattatttattatttatttttgtcttaccagagccctgctcagctctggcttatggtgggcagggattgaacttgggaattgGGAGCCTCACACAGAAGagtatttttgcagaaccattttgctgtctacccccaaatctcccccccccccccccccgtctcacctgcaaggttattactggggctcagtgcctgctctacagatccactgctcctgatggcttttttcccttttgttgcccttgttgtttatcactgtggtTGTtagtactgttgttgttggataggacagagagaaatggagagaggaggggaagacagagagggggagagggggagagacagacacctgcagacctgcttcactgcctgggaagcgactcccctgcaggtggggagccgggggctcaaactgggatccttacgccggtccttgtgctttgtgccacctgcacttaacccactgcgctaccgcctggcccttatttattttttatgaaagccctgctcagctctggctgatggtggcgctGGAAATTcaacatgggaccttggagcctcagacatgagagtcacttttCAGAACCATAATGCTACccccttttaaatatatatatatattattattggatgcagacagagggaaattgagaagggagggggagacagagagggagaaatacagagagacaccggcagccctgcctcaccactcccgaagctttccccctgcaggtggggacttggggcttgaacctaggtctttgtacacTATAACGTGAGCActaaaccagatgcaccaccatctggcccccaaactcataccttttcttttctttttcttttttttccttttagaatgGGAACTGCCACTTAACGAGGAGTCCACTGCTCAGCAGAAGACTTTCGGGCTGGAAGCACCTCACAGAGTCGAAAAAGTAAGATCAGTAAATTTGAAAAGACCCTATCATCTGCTTTCCACATGAGGCTAGGTTGACATTTCCCTGGGGAAATgggggtgctggggctggggagacaacatcgtggtgatagaggccaggtggtggctcacctggttgagtgcacgttaaagtatgcaaggacccaggttcaagcccccggtccccacctgcagggggaaagcttcacaagtggtgaggcagggctgcaggtgtctctctgtctctctccctctctaccactcccttccctcttgatttctggctgtctctgtccaacaaattaaaaaaaaaaaaaaaaaacatcttgttGATGCAAACTTTtttcttgcttgaggctctgagctaccaggttccattcccagtaccaccatcagccagagctgagtaggactcaggttagtctctctctcattaaaataaaataaaaatatttacgcTCTAGAGAAGTAACATAATAGAaaagtctctcctgcctgaggctctgaggttccaggttccatcccctgcaccgccatcagccagagctgagcagggctgtggttaaaaaaaaaaaaaaaaaaaatcactgtctgggagtcaggcagtagcacagcgggttaagcgcacgtggcgcaaagcgcaaggacccacgcaaggatcccatttcgagcccccggctccccacctgcaggggagtcacttcacaggcggtgaagcaggtctgcaggtgtctgtctttctctccccctctctgtcttcccctcctctctccatttctctctgtgctgtccaacgacgacatgaataacaacaataataataaccacaactgtagaacaacaagggcaacaaaaggggggaaaaaaatagcctccttaagcagtgggtttgtagtgcagggactgagccccagcagttaaTCCTGGGGGCAAAAAGAAGCATTTATCTGTCAGCAGATAAGTGACATTCACCCAGGACACACAATGTTGTCTCTGGCAAAATATCCTGTGTATGATGAACATGGCAGGATAATAATCCCGGATTGAAACTGCTCATCATGCCAGTTTATGATGAtgcccgggattgaacctgggtcgtgggagtttcaggcatgaaagtcagtttgcataactgttatgctatggGGGAGGCTCCTCTACTCCCACAGAATACGTTgaattatttgtttacttttggatagagacaagagaagttgagaggggaggggtagatagagagggagagagacagagagacacccgcagccctgcttcaccacttataaaaaaattgccccctgcagatagggactggggggggggccttaaacctgggccTGGGCCCTTTtgggctccagggttatcgctgggactcggtgctggcactgcaaatccactgctcctggaggctatttttcccccatttttgttgcccttgttgctcttgttgttgttattattgttgttgttgttgttgttgttgattccgttgttattgggtaggacggagagaaatggagagaggaaggggagacagagagggggagagaaagacagacacctgcagacctgcttcactgcctgggaagcgactcccctgcaggtgaggagccagggactcgaactggtatccttacggtggtccttgtgctttgtgccacctgcgcttaacctgctacgctaccacccgcctCCCTGTTGcactatttataaaaataatacctTGGTCCATGGAAAAAGCTTGTGCTTTTAGAATACCATtttgcaggagtcgggcggtagcacagtgggttaagcgcaggtgacgcaaagcgcaaggaccggcataaggatcctggttcgagcccccggctccccacctacaggggagtcgtttcacagacagtgaagcaggtctgcaagtgtctatctttctctccccctctctgtcttcccctcctctctccatttctctctgtcctatccaacaacaaatgacaccagtaacaacaacaatagtaactacaacaaggacagcaaaagggaaaataaataaatataaaataatttttttttcttttctttcccccccccataaaataaaatttaaaaagaaagaaatagaatacCATTTTGCATGCctgagccccccccacccccgaacaCTACTGAATAGTGCTCTCTGGTCCTCTTTCATTGTAAATAAAGACATCTAATTTAGTTCATTGTAAAAGGCTAGGGAATATCTTGAAACACTAGAAAAATCTGATCAGAGATCATTGCAAACCAGTCTGTTAGGATAACAATCTCATTCAACTTGAAAGAAATCTACAGAGTGGGAATCAGAATGTATATAATGGAATTGATATAAAGTCTGAGAAGTGCGgggcgtaatggttctgcaaagacagcctcctgcctgaggctccgaagtcccaggttcaatcccccacaccaccataaaccagagctgaacagtgctctggtgtttctctctgtgtttttctcctctgaatctctcttaaaaataaaatgctttttttaaaaaaacctgagaaatgtttgaatcacccttttttgttttgttgttttcccttttgttgcccttgatttttggttgttgttctagttattattgttgctattgttgtcatcgttgttagataggacagggagaaataagagagaggagaggaagacagagatggggagagaaagacagacacctacagacctgcttcaccgcctgtgagcgaatcccctgccggtggggagctgggggctcaaactgagatccttatgctggttcttgtgcttcgcaccatgcgTGCTCAACCCGCTACTCTACCACCCAACCCCGTGAATCACcctctcttaattttatttatttattgcatccagagttatcactggggctctgtgcctgcactacaaatccactgctcctggtagccatttctttatttcattggacagagcagagggaaattgatagaggagagggagagattgcagacttgcttctccacttgtgaagcttccttccctcctgcacatagggagcgggggctcaaacccagatacttCATGGGgccttgtacttcatactgtgtgtgcttagccagagcCCAGCCCCCTGAATCATCCTTTCTCTTGTTCTTCAACAGGGAGAAATCCAACATGACTTTGAGCAGTGTGGAAAAGAGGTCAGTGAACATTGGCCTGTCCAGACAAACAGAACGCCTGGAGACAGCAGTATCTCCGAGGATAATCAGTGTAGTAAAGATGCCCTCACTCTCCAGAAGAACTCCTCCCCTGGGAAAGCCTTCTACGAGTCTGTTAAACATACCAAAACATCCACTGAAAACACAGCCCAGTTTTCTAAAGAACGCTCCTCTTACCTTCACCTCCAGAACCCAATTCACACTGCAGTCAAACCATCCAGATGTAAGGAATCAGAAGGGAGCTTCAAGGATTCTATACATCTGAATGGGGACACACAAACCCACACCAGAGACAAGCCCTGCCAGTCTCAGGAATGTGGGAAGGCTGTCTGTCCATCCCCAGACCTTGCTGACCGTAAAACATGTCGCACCGGAGAGAAGACTTTTAACTGTGGGAAATGTCTGAAGGCCTTTGGCACGTCCTCAAAACTGATACGGCATTTCAGGACTCACAGTGGCGAGAAACCTTTCAAGTGTGACAGGTGTCAGAAGAGCTTTGGCAGTTACTCCAACCTCACCATCCACTACAGAACCCACACTGGAGAGAAGCCCTTTGAATGTGACGTCTGCGGCAAGACATTTACCACGTCTTCCTACTTCATCGTCCACAAGAGGATTCACACTGGCGAAAAGCCctacaagtgcaaggactgtgggAAAGCCTTCGTCCGTCTGGCGCATCTGAAAAACCACATTCGAACCCACAGCGGAGAGAGACCCTATGCCTGCCAGAAATGCGGGAAGACGTTTACCACCTCTTCGTATTTCGTGGTCCATAAGCGGATTCACACCGGAGAGAGACCCTATCGATGTAAGAAGTGTGGGAAAGGCTTCATCCATTCTGCTCACTACAACGATCACTTGCGAACCCACAGCGGAGAGAAACACTTTGAGTGTAAAGAGTGTGGCCGAGCCTTTGCTCAGGCCTCGGGTCTCAGCTACCATGTGCTCAAGGTTCACACCGGAGAGAAGCCTTTTGAGTGTGAGGCATGCGGGAGAGCCTTTTCCACGTCTTCGCTCCTTACGAAGCACTTCCTCTCTCACACCGGAGAGAAACCCTTTGAGTGTGACGTCTGCGGGAAAGCGTTCACCACTTCTTCCTACTTTAACATCCACCAGCGTATTCACACTGGGGAGAAACCATACCAGTGTAGGGAATGCGGGAAAGGCTTCACTCAGTCCACGGGCCTCACCTACCACCTGAGAACTCATAGTGGAGAAAAACCTTTTCAGTGTGAGAAGTGTGGCAAAGCCTTCTTAACATCTTCAAATCTGAGTAGACATTTCAAATCTCACACTTGAAAATTCTTAGTTCGAGACGTGGGACAACTGttggcttctttcttttctttttttttttcttctcccccagCATTGTGAAAAACCCTGGGCATAAAAATAacataattgggagtcgggctataatgcagcaggttaagcgcacgtgacgcaaagtacaaggaccggcgtaaggatcccagttcaagccccccccacccccggctccccacctgcaggggagttgcttcacaagtggtgaagcaggtctgcaggtgtctgtctttctctcccctattttcccctactctctccattattctgtcctatccaacaacgacatcaataactacaacaataaaacaagggcaacaaaaggaaataaatatatatatgtataataattGCACAcaaggcacgaagtgcaaggaccagcgtaaggatcccagatcaagcccctggctccccacctgcaggggagtccctcacttcacaggcggtgaagcaggtctacaggtgtctgtgtttctctccacctctctgtcttc from Erinaceus europaeus chromosome 23, mEriEur2.1, whole genome shotgun sequence includes:
- the LOC103126350 gene encoding zinc finger protein OZF-like isoform X2, whose product is MPQPSAISWLEEAPWIAEKGTFQEWELPLNEESTAQQKTFGLEAPHRVEKGEIQHDFEQCGKEVSEHWPVQTNRTPGDSSISEDNQCSKDALTLQKNSSPGKAFYESVKHTKTSTENTAQFSKERSSYLHLQNPIHTAVKPSRCKESEGSFKDSIHLNGDTQTHTRDKPCQSQECGKAVCPSPDLADRKTCRTGEKTFNCGKCLKAFGTSSKLIRHFRTHSGEKPFKCDRCQKSFGSYSNLTIHYRTHTGEKPFECDVCGKTFTTSSYFIVHKRIHTGEKPYKCKDCGKAFVRLAHLKNHIRTHSGERPYACQKCGKTFTTSSYFVVHKRIHTGERPYRCKKCGKGFIHSAHYNDHLRTHSGEKHFECKECGRAFAQASGLSYHVLKVHTGEKPFECEACGRAFSTSSLLTKHFLSHTGEKPFECDVCGKAFTTSSYFNIHQRIHTGEKPYQCRECGKGFTQSTGLTYHLRTHSGEKPFQCEKCGKAFLTSSNLSRHFKSHT
- the LOC103126350 gene encoding zinc finger protein OZF-like isoform X1 produces the protein MLPPFKYIYILLLDADRGKLRREGETEREKYRETPAALPHHSRSFPPAEWELPLNEESTAQQKTFGLEAPHRVEKGEIQHDFEQCGKEVSEHWPVQTNRTPGDSSISEDNQCSKDALTLQKNSSPGKAFYESVKHTKTSTENTAQFSKERSSYLHLQNPIHTAVKPSRCKESEGSFKDSIHLNGDTQTHTRDKPCQSQECGKAVCPSPDLADRKTCRTGEKTFNCGKCLKAFGTSSKLIRHFRTHSGEKPFKCDRCQKSFGSYSNLTIHYRTHTGEKPFECDVCGKTFTTSSYFIVHKRIHTGEKPYKCKDCGKAFVRLAHLKNHIRTHSGERPYACQKCGKTFTTSSYFVVHKRIHTGERPYRCKKCGKGFIHSAHYNDHLRTHSGEKHFECKECGRAFAQASGLSYHVLKVHTGEKPFECEACGRAFSTSSLLTKHFLSHTGEKPFECDVCGKAFTTSSYFNIHQRIHTGEKPYQCRECGKGFTQSTGLTYHLRTHSGEKPFQCEKCGKAFLTSSNLSRHFKSHT